One genomic segment of Mauremys mutica isolate MM-2020 ecotype Southern chromosome 10, ASM2049712v1, whole genome shotgun sequence includes these proteins:
- the CCDC14 gene encoding coiled-coil domain-containing protein 14 isoform X1 → MARPGALRHHKVLSSGRLTGAAKLSSGKKQIGLRKACHSDVDSGYSLYSTDSEDQVVTIHNGLDRCAALLQDILQNEATGMETVNRKPGKVTSVKATTRPILTKGNSSKKKGLKKNVLAAHIHKEIVPVSNRKPASCNTLAVDKEGELSSAVQNQPVQPIHVPFNQQSPVMHQKLCEHVQTQMSLITGQVPPSCNGIPSVPAYPVLDPGYQSVTAFNYRLPTSTPTLSPQHTSNPLLIQSGVPADSYNQCAPQAGGAVFFPGVSAAACVSSQAKSVTTDPQMIPCVPLNVPNNSTVSTFLPASYGREMISNQGNHEQRVKEADLIRCIQAHLALLKPHESESDWAGQKYQKFDPAQSKVSDTKEEETAEEHSEGTTSEEEDLNAVDIAPVRETSCQTSFDKKDLKPKKASPEKTAQKVKTVKYLLGELKALADQDDSEILRLIHEVEDCVSLLPAVVGSTNVQAEIALAIQPLRSENAQLRRRLRILNQQLRERERAEKESSLDCNFELVSLQSLNMTLQSQLKESSKGLESLHNKNEELLKITENQKEENKQFAKVIQEKDKELFENKQQYDIEATKLKIEVDEALANVKSFQFKLEASEKENQILGITLRQRDAEVNRLRELTRTLQSSMAKLLSDLSVDHVRRRPEKGLTKSLLEDYEKQLKPNPFPVSTSIMSYLKKLDSDHILTNTELQFSNKTGELEMPVLDHENFVAEGSHKKSTLLAEEITDQRILPPLSKQDTETISDSGTLIEEEHKLDETIYIPLTSSTSKKQLSICERKMCAQHRVSVASKKLDYNCGLSDSQKQNGFGILDDKKIFDKLSGGYDLRETIENTSETTGKTTELEGDRLLVRPKEIIGTAKDFRDKSDRPQSDKYLYTCMPHQKENFPKKGTEMSDSSFSTFDCMSGKSEWSMSSFSTFTSRDEEDFKNGLAALDANIARLQRTLQTGIMKQ, encoded by the exons ATGGCGAGGCCGGGAGCTCTGCGGCATCACAAG GTACTGTCTTCTGGAAGGCTAACAGGAGCAGCTAAGTTATCAAGTGGAAAAAAACA GATTGGCTTAAGAAAAGCATGCCATTCTGATGTGGACTCTGGCTATTCTCTCTATTCCACTGACTCTGAGGATCAG GTTGTAACTATACATAACGGGCTTGATCGCTGTGCAGCTTTACTGCAGGATATTTTGCAAAATGAGGCCACAG GAATGGAGACAGTAAATCGAAAACCAGGAAAAGTAACTTCTGTTAAGGCTACTACCAGGCCTATACTAACCAAAGGAAATAGTTCAAAAAAGAAAGGACTGAAGAAAAATGTTCTTGCTGCCCATATTCATAAAGAAATTG TGCCCGTGTCAAATAGGAAACCAGCCTCTTGTAATACACTTGCTGTTGACAAAGAGGGAGAACTTTCCAGCGCAGTACAAAATCAGCCTGTTCAACCAATTCATGTGCCTTTTAATCAGCAGTCTCCTGTGATGCATCAGAAACTGTGTGAGCATGTGCAAACCCAAATGTCTCTGATAACTGGCCAAGTTCCACCGAGCTGTAATGGAATTCCCTCTGTACCTGCTTACCCTGTTCTAGATCCTG GATATCAAAGTGTTACAGCATTTAATTATCGTTTACCTACCTCCACACCAACTCTGTCCCCGCAGCATACATCTAATCCTTTACTCATTCAGTCT GGTGTTCCTGCTGACAGTTACAACCAGTGTGCACCACAAGCAGGAGGAGCTGTGTTTTTCCCAGGagtttctgctgctgcttgtgtTTCTTCACAAGCGAAGTCTGTCACCACTGATCCTCAGATGATACCCTGTGTACCACTAAATGTGCCAAATAATTCCACAGTATCTACATTTCTTCCAGCATCTTATGGCAGAGAGATGATTTCAAACCAAGGAAATCATGAGCAACGGGTAAAGGAGGCAGACTTGATAAGATGTATACAAGCTCATCTGGCTCTCTTAAAACCACATGAATCAGAGAGTGACTGGGCTGGTCAGAAGTACCAGAAATTTGATCCAGCACAGTCCAAGGTCTCAGATACCAAAGAAGAGGAAACTGCTGAGGAACATAGTGAGGGTACTACCAGTGAAGAAGAGGACTTGAATGCAGTTGACATAGCACCAGTGAGGGAGACAAGCTGTCAGACAAGTTTTGACAAAAAAGATTTAAAGCCTAAAAAAGCAAGCCCAGAAAAAACAGCCCAAAAAGTTAAAACAGTAAAATATCTTTTGGGAGAGCTCAAGGCACTGGCAGACCAAG atGATTCTGAAATATTGAGGCTAATACATGAGGTAGAAGACTGTGTTTCATTACTGCCAGCAGTAGTTGGAAGTACTAATGTACAAGCTGAAATAGCACTTGCTATACAACCTCTCAGAAGTGAAAATGCCCAATTGCGTAG GAGATTAAGAATATTGAACCAGCAACTCCGGGAGCGAGAGAGAGCTGAAAAGGAATCCAGCCTGGATTGCAACTTTGAAT TAGTTTCTCTACAGTCCCTGAATATGACACTCCAGAGTCAACTCAAGGAATCTTCAAAGGGCCTTGAATCACTGCACAATAAAAATGAAGAACTCCTTAAAATAACAGAAAACCagaaagaagaaaataaacaGTTTGCAAAAGTTATCCAGGAGAAAGATAAAGAACTGTTTGAAAACAAACAGCAGTATGACATTGAAGCTACAAAGCTAAAAATCG AAGTGGATGAGGCACTGGCAAATGTGAAGAGCTTCCAGTTTAAGTTGGAAGCCTCGGAAAAAGAAAATCAGATCTTGGGCATAACATTACGTCAACGTGATGCAGAAGTGAACAGACTGCGTGAATTGACTCG AACCTTGCAGAGCAGCATGGCCAAGCTTCTCTCTGACCTCTCTGTAGACCATGTTAGACGTAGACCTGAAAAAGGTCTTACAAAATCTCTTCTGGAAGACTATGAGAAACAGCTGAAACCCAACCCATTCCCTGTGAGTACTTCCATAATGAGTTACCTCAAAAAATTAGATAGTGATCATATTTTGACAAATACAGAACTTCAGTTttcaaataaaactggagaattGGAAATGCCAGTTCTAGACCATGAAAATTTTGTTGCTGAAGGATCTCATAAAAAAAGTACACTGTTAGCAGAGgaaataacagatcaaagaatTCTTCCTCCCCTGTCAAAGCAAGATACAGAAACAATTAGTGATTCTGGGACTTTAATAGAGGAAGAACACAAACTGGATGAGACCATTTATATTCCATTGACTAGCAGCACCTCTAAAAAACAGCTATCAATATGTGAAAGAAAAATGTGTGCACAACACCGGGTCAGTGTGGCTTCCAAGAAGTTGGACTATAACTGTGGGCTCTCTGACTCTCAGAAGCAGAATGGATTTGGGATATTGGATGATAAAAAGATTTTTGATAAACTCAGTGGTGGTTACGACTTGAGAGAGACCATAGAAAATACATCTGAAACCACAGGGAAGACAACTGAGCTGGAAGGAGACAGGCTCCTAGTGAGGCCAAAAGAAATAATTGGAACTGCTAAAGATTTCAGAGACAAATCAGATAGACCTCAGTCTGATAAATACCTTTACACTTGCATGCCACATCAGAAGGAGAACTTTCCGAAAAAAGGCACTGAAATGTCTGACTCTAGTTTCTCTACTTTTGACTGCATGTCAGGAAAATCTGAATGGAGCATGTCTTCCTTCTCAACATTTACTTCACGCGATGAAGAAGACTTTAAAAATGGGCTAGCAGCCTTGGATGCCAACATAGCTAGATTACAAAGGACTTTGCAGACTGGCATTATGAAACAGTGA
- the CCDC14 gene encoding coiled-coil domain-containing protein 14 isoform X2 produces the protein MARPGALRHHKVLSSGRLTGAAKLSSGKKQIGLRKACHSDVDSGYSLYSTDSEDQVVTIHNGLDRCAALLQDILQNEATGMETVNRKPGKVTSVKATTRPILTKGNSSKKKGLKKNVLAAHIHKEIVPVSNRKPASCNTLAVDKEGELSSAVQNQPVQPIHVPFNQQSPVMHQKLCEHVQTQMSLITGQVPPSCNGIPSVPAYPVLDPGYQSVTAFNYRLPTSTPTLSPQHTSNPLLIQSGVPADSYNQCAPQAGGAVFFPGVSAAACVSSQAKSVTTDPQMIPCVPLNVPNNSTVSTFLPASYGREMISNQGNHEQRVKEADLIRCIQAHLALLKPHESESDWAGQKYQKFDPAQSKVSDTKEEETAEEHSEGTTSEEEDLNAVDIAPVRETSCQTSFDKKDLKPKKASPEKTAQKVKTVKYLLGELKALADQDDSEILRLIHEVEDCVSLLPAVVGSTNVQAEIALAIQPLRSENAQLRRRLRILNQQLRERERAEKESSLDCNFELVSLQSLNMTLQSQLKESSKGLESLHNKNEELLKITENQKEENKQFAKVIQEKDKELFENKQQYDIEATKLKIEVDEALANVKSFQFKLEASEKENQILGITLRQRDAEVNRLRELTRYTHEKSLYIMDDLMNCS, from the exons ATGGCGAGGCCGGGAGCTCTGCGGCATCACAAG GTACTGTCTTCTGGAAGGCTAACAGGAGCAGCTAAGTTATCAAGTGGAAAAAAACA GATTGGCTTAAGAAAAGCATGCCATTCTGATGTGGACTCTGGCTATTCTCTCTATTCCACTGACTCTGAGGATCAG GTTGTAACTATACATAACGGGCTTGATCGCTGTGCAGCTTTACTGCAGGATATTTTGCAAAATGAGGCCACAG GAATGGAGACAGTAAATCGAAAACCAGGAAAAGTAACTTCTGTTAAGGCTACTACCAGGCCTATACTAACCAAAGGAAATAGTTCAAAAAAGAAAGGACTGAAGAAAAATGTTCTTGCTGCCCATATTCATAAAGAAATTG TGCCCGTGTCAAATAGGAAACCAGCCTCTTGTAATACACTTGCTGTTGACAAAGAGGGAGAACTTTCCAGCGCAGTACAAAATCAGCCTGTTCAACCAATTCATGTGCCTTTTAATCAGCAGTCTCCTGTGATGCATCAGAAACTGTGTGAGCATGTGCAAACCCAAATGTCTCTGATAACTGGCCAAGTTCCACCGAGCTGTAATGGAATTCCCTCTGTACCTGCTTACCCTGTTCTAGATCCTG GATATCAAAGTGTTACAGCATTTAATTATCGTTTACCTACCTCCACACCAACTCTGTCCCCGCAGCATACATCTAATCCTTTACTCATTCAGTCT GGTGTTCCTGCTGACAGTTACAACCAGTGTGCACCACAAGCAGGAGGAGCTGTGTTTTTCCCAGGagtttctgctgctgcttgtgtTTCTTCACAAGCGAAGTCTGTCACCACTGATCCTCAGATGATACCCTGTGTACCACTAAATGTGCCAAATAATTCCACAGTATCTACATTTCTTCCAGCATCTTATGGCAGAGAGATGATTTCAAACCAAGGAAATCATGAGCAACGGGTAAAGGAGGCAGACTTGATAAGATGTATACAAGCTCATCTGGCTCTCTTAAAACCACATGAATCAGAGAGTGACTGGGCTGGTCAGAAGTACCAGAAATTTGATCCAGCACAGTCCAAGGTCTCAGATACCAAAGAAGAGGAAACTGCTGAGGAACATAGTGAGGGTACTACCAGTGAAGAAGAGGACTTGAATGCAGTTGACATAGCACCAGTGAGGGAGACAAGCTGTCAGACAAGTTTTGACAAAAAAGATTTAAAGCCTAAAAAAGCAAGCCCAGAAAAAACAGCCCAAAAAGTTAAAACAGTAAAATATCTTTTGGGAGAGCTCAAGGCACTGGCAGACCAAG atGATTCTGAAATATTGAGGCTAATACATGAGGTAGAAGACTGTGTTTCATTACTGCCAGCAGTAGTTGGAAGTACTAATGTACAAGCTGAAATAGCACTTGCTATACAACCTCTCAGAAGTGAAAATGCCCAATTGCGTAG GAGATTAAGAATATTGAACCAGCAACTCCGGGAGCGAGAGAGAGCTGAAAAGGAATCCAGCCTGGATTGCAACTTTGAAT TAGTTTCTCTACAGTCCCTGAATATGACACTCCAGAGTCAACTCAAGGAATCTTCAAAGGGCCTTGAATCACTGCACAATAAAAATGAAGAACTCCTTAAAATAACAGAAAACCagaaagaagaaaataaacaGTTTGCAAAAGTTATCCAGGAGAAAGATAAAGAACTGTTTGAAAACAAACAGCAGTATGACATTGAAGCTACAAAGCTAAAAATCG AAGTGGATGAGGCACTGGCAAATGTGAAGAGCTTCCAGTTTAAGTTGGAAGCCTCGGAAAAAGAAAATCAGATCTTGGGCATAACATTACGTCAACGTGATGCAGAAGTGAACAGACTGCGTGAATTGACTCG ATATACTCATGAAAAGTCATTATACATAATGGATGACCTAATGAATTGCTCTTAA